Proteins encoded within one genomic window of Haloferax volcanii DS2:
- a CDS encoding DUF4212 domain-containing protein, translating into MSRESTESEIDSHDASTDRSTAPRHDEIDYLSREVNLLKPSTPFMRDHLKVIWTGFIAWALLTFGPPVLTYFAPATMTVQLPVIGFPLHYFLVAVLSPTSSLVLAFIYSRKRDQLDERYGIDHTASQTRSKSESEAAVADGGRVE; encoded by the coding sequence ATGTCACGCGAATCCACCGAGTCAGAGATTGACTCACACGACGCGAGCACCGACCGGAGTACGGCTCCGAGACACGACGAGATAGACTACCTGTCGCGGGAGGTGAACCTGCTGAAGCCGAGCACCCCGTTCATGCGAGACCACCTGAAAGTAATCTGGACCGGCTTTATCGCGTGGGCGCTGCTCACGTTCGGACCGCCGGTGCTTACCTACTTCGCACCGGCGACGATGACCGTACAGCTCCCGGTCATCGGCTTCCCGCTGCACTACTTCCTCGTCGCCGTGTTGTCACCGACGAGTTCGCTCGTGCTCGCGTTCATCTACTCGCGCAAGCGCGACCAGCTCGACGAGCGGTACGGCATCGACCACACGGCCTCGCAGACGCGCTCGAAGAGTGAGAGCGAGGCCGCCGTCGCCGACGGGGGGCGCGTCGAATGA
- the acs gene encoding acetate--CoA ligase: MAQGDAELEARLAEQDEFEPTEEFVAQANVSDAGIYDEFEENWPDCWERAADLLDWDADYDEVLDDSNPPFYEWFTGGELNACYNCVDRHVENGDKNRVAIKWEGEHGETRTYTYQDLYREVNEFAAALRDLGVEEDDVVTLYMPMVPELPIAMLACARIGAPHNVVFAGFSAEALATRMNAADSRFLVTCDGYYRRGDPLDHLDKTNEGLDSVDHGVDATVVVDRLGDDGFDHDLKGNQHDWDDLLEAQSGERVAPVERDAEDMLFLMYTSGTTGQPKGVKHTTGGYLSYATWTSHAVLDIETEDTYWCSADIGWITGHSYIVYGPLALGSTTVMYEGTPDFPNRDRMWELVEKYAVDIFYTAPTAIRAFMKWGSKYPESRDLSSLRLLGTVGEPINPRAWKWYYEHIGNENCPVVDTWWQTETGGMMITTLPGVKNMKPGSAGPPLPGIDAQIVDTDGDEVEPGRAGYLTVNKPWPGMLRTLYDNDERYISEYWAEYSDTDSDDPDDWVYFPEDGAKVDEDGYITVLGRVDDVINVSGHRLGTMEIESAIVGVEGVAEAAVVGGNHEVKGEAVYAYVITEDGYEEGEDLRARIVEGVEDAIGPIARPEQVVFTPELPKTRSGKIMRRLLEDVANGAELGNTSTLRNPEIVGEIEAKVRAQSD, from the coding sequence ATGGCACAGGGTGACGCTGAACTGGAGGCACGGCTGGCAGAACAAGACGAGTTCGAACCCACCGAGGAGTTCGTCGCGCAGGCGAACGTCTCGGACGCCGGCATCTACGACGAGTTCGAGGAGAACTGGCCCGACTGCTGGGAGCGCGCGGCCGACCTGCTCGACTGGGACGCCGACTACGACGAGGTACTGGACGATTCGAATCCGCCGTTCTACGAGTGGTTCACCGGCGGCGAACTGAACGCCTGTTATAACTGCGTGGACCGCCACGTCGAAAACGGGGACAAGAACCGCGTCGCCATCAAGTGGGAAGGCGAACACGGCGAGACGCGGACGTACACGTATCAGGACCTCTACCGCGAGGTGAACGAGTTCGCGGCGGCCCTGCGTGACCTCGGCGTCGAGGAGGACGACGTAGTCACGCTCTACATGCCGATGGTTCCGGAACTCCCCATCGCCATGCTCGCGTGCGCTCGCATCGGCGCGCCGCACAACGTCGTCTTCGCCGGCTTTTCCGCCGAGGCGCTGGCGACGCGGATGAACGCCGCGGACTCCCGATTTCTCGTCACCTGCGACGGCTACTACCGCCGCGGCGACCCGCTCGACCACCTCGACAAAACCAACGAGGGACTCGACAGCGTCGACCACGGCGTCGATGCCACGGTCGTCGTCGACCGACTGGGTGACGACGGCTTCGACCACGACCTGAAGGGCAACCAGCACGACTGGGACGATCTCCTCGAAGCCCAGAGCGGCGAGCGCGTCGCGCCGGTCGAACGCGACGCCGAGGATATGCTGTTCCTCATGTACACCTCGGGGACGACGGGCCAGCCGAAGGGGGTCAAACACACCACCGGTGGCTATCTCTCCTACGCGACGTGGACCTCCCACGCGGTCCTCGACATCGAGACGGAAGACACCTACTGGTGTTCGGCCGACATCGGCTGGATTACGGGTCACTCCTACATCGTCTACGGGCCGCTCGCACTCGGCTCGACGACGGTGATGTACGAGGGCACGCCCGACTTCCCGAACCGCGACCGGATGTGGGAACTCGTCGAGAAGTACGCCGTCGATATCTTCTACACCGCGCCGACGGCGATTCGCGCGTTCATGAAGTGGGGCAGCAAATACCCCGAATCGCGCGACCTGTCGAGTCTCCGCCTGCTCGGGACCGTCGGGGAACCCATCAACCCGCGCGCGTGGAAGTGGTACTACGAGCACATCGGCAACGAGAACTGCCCGGTGGTAGACACGTGGTGGCAGACCGAGACCGGCGGGATGATGATAACGACGCTCCCGGGCGTCAAGAACATGAAACCCGGCTCAGCCGGACCGCCGCTGCCGGGCATCGACGCCCAAATCGTCGACACCGACGGCGACGAAGTCGAACCCGGTCGGGCGGGCTACCTCACGGTGAACAAGCCGTGGCCGGGGATGCTTCGGACGCTCTACGACAACGACGAGCGCTACATCTCCGAATACTGGGCGGAGTACTCCGACACCGACAGCGACGACCCCGACGACTGGGTCTACTTCCCCGAGGACGGCGCGAAGGTGGACGAAGACGGCTACATCACCGTGCTCGGCCGCGTCGACGACGTCATCAACGTCTCGGGCCACCGCCTCGGGACGATGGAAATCGAGTCGGCCATCGTCGGCGTCGAGGGCGTCGCGGAGGCCGCGGTCGTCGGCGGCAACCACGAGGTGAAAGGCGAGGCCGTCTACGCCTACGTCATCACCGAAGACGGGTACGAGGAGGGCGAGGACCTCCGCGCGCGCATCGTCGAGGGCGTCGAGGACGCCATCGGCCCCATCGCCCGCCCCGAACAGGTCGTGTTCACGCCGGAACTGCCGAAGACGCGCTCGGGCAAAATCATGCGCCGTCTCCTCGAAGACGTGGCGAACGGCGCGGAACTGGGTAACACCTCGACGCTCCGGAACCCCGAAATCGTCGGGGAGATAGAAGCGAAAGTCCGCGCACAGAGCGACTGA
- a CDS encoding bacterio-opsin activator domain-containing protein: MRDENSEPTPLSAGGYEQLRRATETYREDLVLRLGAEVGLTPAEMSQFEPAHVTQRRHRGTEHYFVVVPTDGREAYLPNEVEHDVRKYATTTDISETERVLPVTPRRLQMLVASVGTRAAERTGRDGLADVSTRDLRRHFARTMLGDGVPPSVVMRIGGWDRIESLAPLLGEPSEDEVLDALSPAPADSDGRAVSGDPDRTRQVIEAARSVGSALSAVNTRSEVEQAVCDRLTDSDRYRFAWIESGETDARTSRTAAGLDETSLEAVRGSLAGRGTDFTRRACDTRDVQTVRPDSLPNSEPVPIAVVPLAHGDTAYGALYVALDGQAVPDVEADVLVTLGRHVGQAIAAAERRKLLLADTVVQLEFESSDEQDVLVRLSAALGCSIRLRGVVPIEERSLLCFLTVREATTDAVFDELQTTDAVEHIRLIRDRGTESLLEVALSAGSTITTLTSYDGTVSRFVAEDGVARFVGEFSNETPLRDVLSDLTDAYPATELVAKQEVERPTRNTADFRASLVARLTDKQESVLRAAYLAGYFEWPRGSTAEDLADSIDISSPTLHQHLRTAQQKLMTAFFDDDTDERASTLDP, translated from the coding sequence ATGCGGGACGAAAACTCCGAACCGACGCCGCTGTCGGCGGGCGGGTACGAGCAACTGCGCCGGGCGACCGAGACGTACCGCGAGGACCTCGTGCTTCGACTCGGCGCGGAAGTCGGGCTCACACCGGCCGAGATGAGTCAGTTCGAACCCGCACACGTGACCCAGCGGCGACACCGGGGAACGGAGCACTACTTCGTCGTCGTTCCGACCGACGGTCGGGAGGCGTACCTGCCGAACGAGGTCGAACACGACGTTCGGAAGTACGCCACGACGACAGACATCAGCGAGACTGAACGGGTGCTTCCGGTCACGCCGCGGCGTCTGCAGATGCTCGTGGCGTCGGTCGGAACGCGGGCCGCCGAACGAACCGGCCGCGATGGGTTGGCGGACGTTTCGACTCGCGACCTGCGTCGGCACTTCGCCCGAACGATGCTCGGTGACGGCGTCCCGCCGAGCGTCGTCATGCGAATCGGCGGGTGGGACCGCATCGAGAGCCTCGCGCCGCTCCTCGGTGAACCGAGCGAAGACGAGGTGCTCGATGCGCTTTCGCCGGCCCCTGCCGACAGCGACGGGCGCGCCGTCAGCGGCGACCCCGACCGAACGCGTCAGGTCATCGAAGCCGCGCGAAGCGTCGGGTCGGCGCTCTCGGCGGTGAACACCCGAAGCGAGGTCGAACAGGCCGTCTGTGACCGGCTCACCGATTCAGACCGCTACCGTTTCGCTTGGATTGAATCGGGCGAAACCGACGCGCGAACGTCGCGCACCGCCGCCGGTCTCGACGAGACGTCGCTCGAAGCGGTCCGGGGGTCGCTCGCCGGTCGCGGCACCGACTTCACTCGACGCGCGTGCGACACCCGCGACGTACAGACGGTGCGTCCCGACTCGCTCCCGAACTCGGAACCCGTGCCGATTGCGGTCGTTCCGCTGGCGCACGGCGACACCGCCTATGGAGCGCTCTACGTCGCGCTCGACGGCCAAGCGGTTCCCGACGTCGAGGCGGACGTACTGGTGACGCTGGGTCGCCACGTCGGACAGGCAATCGCCGCCGCCGAGCGTCGGAAGCTACTGCTGGCAGACACGGTCGTCCAACTGGAGTTCGAATCCTCGGACGAGCAGGACGTGCTCGTTCGACTCTCCGCGGCCCTCGGCTGTTCGATTCGGCTCCGCGGCGTCGTCCCCATCGAAGAGCGGTCGTTGCTGTGTTTCCTCACCGTCCGGGAGGCGACGACGGACGCGGTGTTCGACGAGTTGCAAACGACGGACGCCGTCGAGCACATCCGCCTCATTCGCGACCGAGGGACGGAGTCTCTCCTCGAAGTCGCGCTCTCCGCGGGGTCGACGATTACGACGCTCACCTCCTACGACGGCACCGTCTCGCGGTTCGTCGCGGAGGACGGCGTCGCCCGTTTCGTGGGCGAGTTCTCGAACGAAACGCCGCTCCGAGACGTGCTGTCCGACCTGACCGACGCCTATCCCGCCACCGAACTCGTCGCGAAACAGGAGGTCGAACGGCCCACGCGAAACACCGCCGACTTCCGGGCATCGCTCGTGGCGCGACTCACCGACAAGCAAGAGTCCGTCCTGCGGGCGGCCTACCTCGCCGGCTATTTCGAGTGGCCCCGCGGCAGTACCGCCGAAGACCTCGCTGATTCGATAGATATCTCGTCACCGACGCTCCACCAGCACCTCCGAACCGCACAGCAGAAACTCATGACCGCGTTCTTCGACGACGACACCGACGAACGCGCTTCGACCCTAGACCCTTAG
- the acs gene encoding acetate--CoA ligase, with translation MAEDEEIPPSPQFVEQATVTDDSVSDEFEENWPDCWARAAATLDWFDPYESVLPDDEPPFEWFAGGTLNACYNCVDRHVEAGAENRVAIKWESHLGETRTYTYQDLYREVNEFAAALRAQGVEADDVVTLYMPMIPELPIAMLACARIGAPHNVVFAGLSADALATRLESADSVFLVTCDGYYRRGSAIFLKSKADDARLKAAHDLEEMVVVEHLGETEHLGAGQHTYEELVAAHAGAEVAPVERAADDVLFLIHTSGTTGEPKRVEHVTGGYLAHVAWTSQTVLDLDPEDTYLCTANIGWISGHSYVVYGPLALGATAVMYEGTPNYPERDRIWDLIEENAVDVFYTAPTAIRSFMKWDTSLPASRDLSSLRLLGTVGEPIDPRAWHWYYEHIGNGNCPIVDTWWQTETGGMMITTLPGVEKMKPGSAGPPLPGVGARVVDGRGEEVPVNEAGYLVLTRPWPGMPLALRHGHRWGEEAAKLDVDGWHYFTGDGAKVDDDGYITVLGRVDDVINVSGHRLGTMEIESAIVGVEGVVEAAVVSVDDAEAGGIHAYVTLETGVSGDDDLRERIAAHVRERIGPIATPDAVVFTPDLPKTRSGKIMRRFLENITNGEEFGDTSALQNPEIVGELESIVRDG, from the coding sequence ATGGCCGAAGACGAGGAGATTCCGCCGTCGCCGCAGTTCGTCGAACAGGCCACCGTCACCGACGATTCGGTCTCCGACGAGTTCGAGGAGAACTGGCCCGACTGCTGGGCCCGAGCGGCGGCGACGCTCGACTGGTTCGACCCCTACGAGTCGGTCCTTCCGGACGACGAACCCCCGTTCGAGTGGTTCGCCGGCGGGACGCTGAACGCCTGCTACAACTGCGTGGACCGCCACGTCGAAGCCGGGGCGGAAAACCGCGTCGCCATCAAGTGGGAGAGCCACCTCGGCGAGACGCGGACGTACACGTATCAGGACCTCTACCGCGAGGTCAACGAGTTCGCGGCCGCGCTCCGCGCGCAGGGCGTCGAGGCCGACGACGTGGTCACGCTCTACATGCCGATGATTCCGGAACTCCCCATCGCCATGCTCGCGTGCGCCCGCATCGGCGCGCCCCACAACGTCGTCTTCGCGGGGCTGTCGGCGGACGCACTCGCGACGCGACTGGAGAGCGCGGACTCGGTGTTCCTCGTCACTTGCGACGGCTACTACCGGAGAGGGAGCGCCATCTTCCTGAAGAGCAAGGCCGACGACGCCCGTCTCAAGGCCGCCCACGACCTCGAAGAGATGGTGGTCGTCGAGCACCTCGGAGAGACCGAACACCTCGGCGCGGGACAGCACACCTACGAGGAACTGGTGGCGGCCCACGCCGGCGCGGAGGTCGCCCCGGTCGAGCGGGCGGCCGACGACGTGCTGTTTCTCATCCACACGTCGGGAACCACGGGCGAACCGAAGCGGGTCGAACACGTCACCGGCGGCTACCTCGCCCACGTCGCGTGGACGTCGCAGACGGTATTGGACCTCGACCCCGAGGACACGTATCTGTGTACGGCGAACATCGGCTGGATTAGCGGCCACTCGTACGTCGTCTACGGGCCGCTGGCGCTCGGGGCGACGGCGGTCATGTACGAGGGGACGCCGAACTACCCGGAGCGCGACCGCATCTGGGACCTCATCGAGGAGAACGCCGTCGACGTGTTCTACACGGCTCCGACGGCGATTCGCTCGTTCATGAAATGGGACACGTCGCTCCCGGCGTCGCGGGACCTGTCGAGCCTCCGCCTGCTCGGAACCGTCGGCGAACCAATCGACCCGCGGGCGTGGCACTGGTACTACGAACACATCGGCAACGGGAACTGTCCCATCGTCGATACCTGGTGGCAGACCGAGACCGGCGGGATGATGATTACGACTCTGCCGGGCGTCGAGAAGATGAAACCCGGCTCAGCCGGACCGCCGCTCCCGGGCGTCGGCGCGCGGGTCGTCGACGGCCGCGGCGAGGAGGTCCCCGTGAACGAGGCCGGCTATCTCGTTCTCACGCGCCCGTGGCCCGGGATGCCGCTCGCCCTGCGACACGGCCACCGCTGGGGCGAGGAGGCGGCGAAACTCGACGTGGACGGCTGGCACTACTTCACCGGCGACGGCGCGAAAGTGGACGACGACGGCTACATCACCGTGCTCGGCCGCGTCGACGACGTCATCAACGTCTCGGGCCACCGCCTCGGGACGATGGAAATCGAGTCGGCCATCGTCGGCGTCGAGGGCGTCGTCGAAGCCGCCGTCGTCAGCGTCGACGACGCCGAGGCGGGTGGCATCCACGCCTACGTCACGCTGGAGACGGGCGTCTCCGGTGACGACGACCTCCGCGAGCGAATCGCCGCACACGTCCGCGAGCGCATCGGGCCGATTGCCACGCCGGACGCCGTCGTCTTCACGCCCGACCTCCCGAAGACGCGCTCCGGGAAGATTATGCGCCGGTTCCTCGAAAACATCACCAACGGAGAGGAGTTCGGCGACACGTCCGCGCTCCAGAACCCGGAAATCGTCGGTGAACTCGAATCCATCGTCCGTGACGGCTGA
- a CDS encoding pyridoxal phosphate-dependent aminotransferase, producing the protein MLTPSPFSRRIGSERVAGTRESVIREMTREAHEHDAINLSQGIPDEDETPVSVKEAAKAAIDTSSQYTITWGLPELREAVSERYADWKGVRYDPETEVTVTTGTSEAVVSTLLALCDPGDGVIYFEPAYESYIPAVQFAGGEPIPLDITDGLELDADALWDAAQEASMLILNHPHNPTGNVFSPAELELVAEVAAEEDLMVVTDEIYEHIVYADDYVSPVEVDGLAGRTVVCTGLSKTYSVTGWRVGFALAPEPLSAELRKVHDYTSICAPTPFQRAGVEALSLPADYYDDLSDAYERRGELLYDGLREVGLDPVKPDGAYYMLTRYPGDADDTEFAHRLVREAGVAVVPGSSFYTEGSADWVRFTFSRNEATIEEALRRLDENRFW; encoded by the coding sequence ATGTTAACACCGTCTCCCTTTTCTCGACGCATCGGGAGCGAGCGCGTCGCGGGAACCCGCGAGTCCGTCATCCGGGAGATGACCCGCGAGGCGCACGAACACGACGCTATCAACCTCTCACAGGGGATTCCCGACGAGGACGAGACCCCCGTGAGCGTGAAGGAAGCCGCCAAAGCCGCAATCGACACGTCGAGCCAGTACACCATCACGTGGGGGCTGCCGGAACTCCGCGAGGCGGTCTCGGAACGCTACGCCGACTGGAAGGGCGTCCGCTACGACCCCGAAACGGAGGTCACCGTCACCACGGGCACGAGCGAGGCCGTCGTCTCGACGCTCCTCGCGCTCTGCGACCCCGGCGACGGCGTCATCTACTTCGAGCCGGCCTACGAGAGCTACATTCCCGCCGTCCAGTTCGCCGGAGGGGAGCCGATACCGCTCGACATCACCGACGGCCTCGAACTCGACGCCGACGCGCTGTGGGACGCCGCCCAAGAGGCGTCCATGCTGATTCTCAACCACCCGCACAACCCGACGGGCAACGTCTTTTCGCCCGCCGAACTCGAACTCGTCGCGGAGGTCGCCGCCGAGGAAGACCTTATGGTCGTCACCGACGAGATTTACGAGCACATCGTCTACGCCGACGACTACGTCAGCCCCGTCGAAGTCGACGGCCTCGCCGGGCGGACCGTCGTCTGCACGGGGCTGTCGAAGACGTACTCCGTGACGGGTTGGCGCGTCGGGTTCGCGCTCGCGCCCGAACCGCTTTCGGCCGAGTTGCGGAAGGTCCACGACTACACGAGCATCTGCGCGCCGACGCCGTTCCAGCGGGCGGGCGTCGAGGCGCTGTCGCTCCCGGCGGACTACTACGACGACCTCTCGGACGCCTACGAGCGCCGCGGCGAACTGCTGTACGACGGCCTCCGGGAGGTCGGCCTCGACCCCGTGAAACCGGACGGCGCGTACTACATGCTGACGCGCTATCCGGGCGACGCCGACGACACCGAGTTCGCCCACAGACTCGTCCGCGAGGCCGGCGTCGCGGTCGTCCCCGGGAGCAGTTTCTACACCGAGGGCTCCGCCGACTGGGTCCGGTTTACGTTCTCCCGAAACGAGGCGACCATCGAGGAGGCGCTGCGGCGGCTCGACGAGAACCGCTTTTGGTAG
- a CDS encoding sensor histidine kinase: MGALFLAAVISAGVASYGWRYRDEPSGRWFIALTVSAGCWSLFEAFLLLADSPFTRLLWFALEPIPAESSVFFTLLFALEITGYERWVSRRTAALLAVWPAFAIAGVATNALGVHALLWESLSFATVGGITATEVVPGPLFWVDVVYSYVAIGAALVVLGVHCLRSRQIYRKQALVLFVAILVPAVVGAVYLLIPFSPANPIAISFAATSSLLAVGLSRYRILDISPIARDLVIERMADPVLVVDRKGRLADSNPAARALFDVSHPPLGSPVADAFDPETVEALESGGELRVVDDNGEARHFEVDRSAVTDGRDAVRGHLHILHDITERRVRERWFRALTENASDLIFVLDADGSVTYLSDSAAQTLGADEDPSEVRSLRRFLHPDDEDAAIETFREALERPDEDATAELRFRSSTRGWRVFGVRCRNLLDDPVVGGVVVNAQDVTDRRKHEQQLETFANIVSHDLRNPLNVAEGYLELVKEADRPDPDHVERIEAAHERMGEIIADVLALARGGTVDEHETVSLDAVAAEAWTNVETGAATLDIVESASFDADRTRLLQLFENLFRNAVEHGSMGSRDSPDDAVEHGSTGNQTASGDAVEHVGDGVTVTVGATRDGFFVEDDGPGVPPADRPKLFESGFTTADDGTGFGLAIVRTIADAHGWSVGYEDVADAGARFVIRGVERAGDSAQESGPASSDDA, translated from the coding sequence GTGGGTGCGCTCTTCCTCGCGGCCGTGATATCCGCCGGCGTCGCGAGCTACGGGTGGCGATACCGAGACGAACCGAGCGGTCGGTGGTTCATCGCCCTCACGGTCAGCGCCGGCTGTTGGTCGCTTTTCGAGGCGTTTCTCCTCCTCGCTGACTCGCCGTTCACCCGGCTTCTGTGGTTCGCGCTGGAGCCGATTCCCGCGGAGTCGTCGGTGTTTTTCACCCTGCTTTTCGCCCTCGAAATCACGGGCTACGAGCGGTGGGTCTCGCGGCGGACCGCCGCGCTGCTCGCCGTGTGGCCCGCGTTTGCCATCGCGGGTGTGGCGACGAACGCCCTCGGCGTCCACGCGCTTCTGTGGGAGTCGCTGTCGTTTGCGACCGTCGGCGGAATCACCGCGACCGAGGTCGTTCCCGGGCCGCTGTTCTGGGTCGACGTGGTTTACAGCTACGTCGCCATCGGAGCCGCGCTCGTCGTCCTCGGCGTCCACTGTCTCCGGAGCCGACAGATATACCGGAAGCAGGCGCTGGTCCTGTTCGTCGCGATTCTCGTTCCCGCCGTCGTCGGCGCGGTCTATCTCCTGATACCGTTTTCGCCCGCGAACCCCATCGCTATCTCGTTCGCCGCCACGTCGTCGCTGCTCGCCGTCGGGCTCTCGCGGTACCGCATTCTCGACATCAGCCCCATCGCGCGCGACCTCGTCATCGAGCGGATGGCCGACCCCGTCCTCGTCGTCGACCGGAAGGGCAGACTGGCCGACAGCAACCCGGCGGCGAGGGCGCTGTTCGACGTTTCACACCCGCCGCTCGGCTCGCCCGTCGCCGACGCGTTCGACCCGGAGACCGTCGAGGCGCTCGAATCCGGCGGGGAACTGCGGGTCGTCGACGACAACGGCGAGGCGCGGCACTTCGAGGTCGACCGGTCGGCCGTGACCGACGGTCGAGACGCGGTTCGCGGCCACCTGCACATCCTCCACGACATCACCGAGCGCCGCGTCCGCGAGCGGTGGTTCCGCGCGCTCACGGAGAACGCCTCCGACCTCATCTTCGTCCTCGACGCCGACGGCTCGGTCACCTATCTGAGCGACTCGGCCGCCCAGACGCTCGGGGCCGACGAGGACCCGAGCGAGGTGCGGTCGCTGCGGCGGTTCCTCCACCCCGACGACGAGGACGCCGCCATCGAGACGTTTCGGGAGGCGTTGGAGCGCCCCGACGAGGACGCCACTGCCGAACTCCGGTTCCGCAGTTCAACCCGCGGGTGGCGCGTCTTCGGCGTCCGGTGTCGGAACCTCCTCGACGACCCCGTCGTCGGCGGCGTCGTCGTCAACGCCCAGGACGTGACCGACCGACGGAAGCACGAACAACAGCTCGAAACGTTCGCCAACATCGTCTCCCACGACCTGCGGAACCCGCTGAACGTGGCGGAGGGCTACCTCGAACTGGTGAAGGAGGCCGACCGCCCCGACCCGGACCACGTCGAGCGAATCGAGGCGGCTCACGAGCGCATGGGCGAAATCATCGCCGACGTGCTCGCGCTCGCCCGCGGCGGAACGGTCGACGAACACGAGACGGTCTCGCTCGACGCCGTCGCGGCCGAAGCGTGGACGAACGTCGAAACCGGGGCCGCGACGCTCGATATCGTCGAGAGCGCGTCGTTCGACGCGGACCGAACCCGACTGCTCCAGCTGTTCGAGAACCTGTTTCGAAACGCCGTCGAGCACGGCTCGATGGGCAGTCGGGATTCTCCCGACGACGCCGTGGAACATGGTTCCACGGGCAACCAGACTGCGTCTGGTGACGCGGTCGAACACGTCGGCGACGGCGTGACCGTCACGGTCGGCGCGACCCGCGACGGCTTTTTCGTCGAGGACGACGGTCCCGGCGTGCCGCCGGCGGACCGCCCGAAGCTCTTCGAATCCGGCTTCACGACGGCCGACGACGGCACCGGCTTCGGCCTCGCCATCGTCCGCACCATCGCGGACGCTCACGGCTGGTCGGTCGGCTACGAGGACGTTGCGGACGCCGGCGCGCGGTTCGTGATTCGCGGCGTCGAGCGCGCCGGGGACTCGGCGCAGGAGTCGGGGCCGGCGTCGTCGGACGACGCCTGA
- a CDS encoding TetR/AcrR family transcriptional regulator, whose translation MDAETRAEILEATNRALCEHGYAGLTVQRIADEASVTSAAIHYHFDTKEELLNAFLDDLIGRFESELSCESADPRTRLNTVLDAVFSPKNPEADGFPVAVMELKAQAPYHELFRERFLDFDGVMREVVADIVRDGVAGGEFDETDPEKIARLITTMSNGAHARVVALDEYPAETRRIVEDALELHLGWTPGEGADG comes from the coding sequence ATGGACGCAGAGACCAGAGCCGAGATACTCGAAGCGACCAATCGGGCGCTCTGCGAACACGGGTACGCCGGCCTCACGGTACAGCGAATCGCGGACGAGGCGTCGGTGACGAGCGCCGCGATTCACTACCATTTCGACACGAAAGAGGAGCTTTTGAACGCGTTTCTCGACGACTTAATCGGGCGGTTCGAGTCGGAGCTGTCGTGTGAGTCGGCCGACCCGCGGACGCGACTGAATACGGTTCTCGACGCGGTGTTCAGCCCGAAGAACCCCGAAGCGGACGGCTTTCCCGTGGCGGTCATGGAACTGAAGGCCCAAGCGCCCTACCACGAACTGTTCCGCGAGCGCTTCCTCGACTTCGACGGCGTGATGCGGGAGGTCGTCGCAGACATCGTCCGCGACGGCGTCGCCGGCGGAGAGTTCGACGAGACCGACCCCGAGAAGATTGCGCGGCTCATCACGACCATGAGCAACGGCGCGCACGCCCGCGTCGTCGCGCTCGACGAGTACCCCGCCGAGACCCGACGAATCGTCGAGGACGCACTGGAACTCCACCTCGGTTGGACGCCGGGTGAGGGGGCGGACGGATGA